In one Fodinicola acaciae genomic region, the following are encoded:
- a CDS encoding MFS transporter, which translates to MADLTAATATGAPGYADRGERTGWYFYEWANHGFYTVCVTVFLGPYLTAVTERAADAHGLVHPLGIPVAAGSFFSYVVSLSVFLSVFALPVIGAIADRSARKLELMAACAFVGAAATILLLFCIGDRYLLGGVLFLVANIAYSMSIVVYYSFLPQLAPPDKRDSVSSIGWSYGYVGGGLLLALAVVAVLVGPAAFGWQTAEIARWAIASAGVWWAGFTIVPLVMMRNRSPLEGVAHGNPLVFGFKQLGRTLAELRAFPLTIAFLVGFLIYNDGIQTVILLAAQYGTAELKLPQTVLVPTILMVQFVAFFGALGLGAVAKRIGAVKTVLGSLVAWILLIVLAFFLPASQIVPFVAMAAGIGLVLGGSQALSRSLFSQLIPAGKEAEYFGIYVISDKGTSWLGPLLFGLVFQLAGSYRFAIVSLIVFFVVGAAVLAFVPIRRAILAAGNTPPDLL; encoded by the coding sequence CCTGACCGCCGCGACGGCCACCGGAGCCCCCGGCTACGCCGACCGCGGTGAACGCACCGGCTGGTATTTCTACGAGTGGGCCAACCACGGCTTCTACACCGTCTGCGTGACGGTCTTCCTCGGGCCATACCTGACCGCCGTCACCGAACGAGCCGCCGACGCGCACGGCCTGGTGCATCCGCTCGGCATCCCGGTCGCGGCCGGTTCCTTCTTCTCGTACGTCGTGTCGCTCTCGGTCTTCCTGAGCGTCTTCGCGCTGCCGGTGATCGGCGCGATCGCCGACCGCTCGGCGCGCAAGCTCGAGCTGATGGCGGCGTGCGCGTTCGTCGGCGCGGCTGCGACGATCCTGCTGCTCTTTTGCATCGGTGACCGCTATCTGCTTGGTGGCGTGCTGTTCCTGGTCGCCAACATCGCCTACAGCATGAGCATCGTCGTCTACTACTCGTTCCTCCCCCAGCTCGCACCGCCAGACAAGCGTGACTCGGTGTCGTCGATCGGCTGGTCGTACGGCTATGTCGGCGGCGGCCTGCTGCTGGCGCTCGCGGTCGTCGCGGTGCTGGTCGGTCCGGCTGCTTTCGGCTGGCAGACAGCCGAAATCGCCCGGTGGGCCATCGCCTCGGCCGGTGTCTGGTGGGCCGGCTTCACGATCGTGCCGCTGGTGATGATGCGCAACCGGTCACCGCTGGAAGGTGTCGCGCACGGCAACCCGCTGGTCTTCGGCTTCAAGCAGCTTGGCCGTACCCTCGCCGAGCTGCGCGCCTTTCCGCTGACCATCGCGTTCCTGGTCGGCTTCCTGATCTACAACGACGGCATCCAGACCGTCATCCTGCTGGCCGCGCAGTACGGCACCGCCGAGCTCAAGCTGCCGCAGACCGTACTCGTGCCGACCATCCTGATGGTCCAGTTCGTCGCGTTCTTCGGTGCGCTCGGCCTCGGTGCGGTCGCGAAGCGGATCGGCGCGGTGAAGACGGTGCTTGGCTCGCTGGTGGCCTGGATCCTGCTGATCGTGCTCGCGTTTTTCCTGCCGGCAAGCCAGATCGTGCCGTTCGTGGCGATGGCGGCCGGCATCGGCCTCGTGCTCGGCGGCAGCCAGGCGCTGTCCCGCTCGCTGTTCAGCCAGCTCATCCCGGCCGGCAAGGAGGCCGAGTACTTCGGCATCTACGTGATCAGCGACAAGGGCACCAGCTGGCTCGGACCGCTGCTGTTCGGCCTGGTGTTCCAGCTGGCCGGCAGCTATCGCTTCGCCATCGTGTCGCTGATCGTCTTCTTCGTGGTGGGCGCCGCCGTACTCGCCTTCGTACCGATCCGCCGCGCCATCCTCGCCGCCGGCAACACCCCGCCCGACCTGCTCTGA